The following are from one region of the Chlamydiota bacterium genome:
- a CDS encoding radical SAM protein, with the protein MNAVTANSKGDIFERPGFLMTGRSGDLYRLPLEEELIDLPTNTQVTFLPKRIPILWNQNLKKPQLDPTSSEKENLTAGAILPIGYLRTLLPATAPVQKDFLPQWAYAAIGRSKKNVMGAAIRIDSSDRWENHHYNTPGLLVKIERRLSKEPQNRILKQLALCASEYHCNTAQNIFYERWEGALPVSPACNAQCVGCISLQPEELPPSSHQRINFAPYLEEVLPIALSHLEKSEDAILSFGQGCEGEPLLVSNTIEKALKEIRLRTSFGTLNLNTNASRPHDFLKLCQAGLESVRISMNSAIPETYAAYYQPRGYDFKEVVETAHIARENGLAISINLLTFPGVTDREEEAKALITFIHQTKINAIQWRNLAIDPDQYLLALPKRKGNILGLTTLLKILRKEFPNLHHLSFSRPKEFFNENPKIKHQKSK; encoded by the coding sequence ATGAACGCAGTAACAGCAAATTCCAAAGGAGATATCTTCGAGCGACCCGGTTTTTTGATGACCGGTCGCTCAGGAGATCTCTACCGTCTTCCCCTAGAAGAGGAACTCATCGACTTACCCACCAACACCCAAGTTACTTTTCTTCCCAAAAGAATTCCTATCCTTTGGAATCAAAATTTAAAAAAACCTCAACTAGATCCAACTTCGTCAGAAAAAGAAAATTTAACGGCAGGAGCTATTCTTCCCATCGGATATTTAAGAACCCTTCTTCCTGCAACAGCTCCGGTTCAAAAAGATTTTCTCCCTCAATGGGCCTATGCCGCCATCGGTCGCTCAAAGAAAAATGTAATGGGTGCGGCGATTAGAATCGATTCTTCGGATCGGTGGGAGAATCATCATTACAATACCCCCGGGCTTCTCGTAAAAATTGAAAGGCGTCTTTCCAAAGAACCTCAAAATCGCATTCTCAAACAACTGGCCCTCTGCGCCTCGGAATATCATTGCAACACCGCCCAAAATATTTTTTATGAACGCTGGGAAGGAGCCCTACCGGTCTCCCCCGCCTGCAATGCCCAATGTGTGGGCTGTATTAGCTTACAACCTGAAGAACTCCCCCCTTCCAGTCACCAAAGAATCAATTTTGCCCCTTATTTAGAAGAAGTTCTGCCCATTGCCTTATCCCACCTTGAAAAATCTGAAGACGCCATTCTTTCCTTTGGACAAGGTTGTGAAGGGGAACCCCTTTTGGTCAGCAACACGATTGAAAAAGCACTTAAAGAAATCCGATTAAGAACTTCGTTTGGAACCTTGAATTTAAATACCAATGCAAGCCGCCCTCACGATTTTCTTAAACTCTGTCAGGCCGGTCTTGAATCGGTGAGAATCAGTATGAATAGCGCTATTCCAGAAACTTATGCGGCTTACTATCAGCCTCGGGGTTATGATTTTAAAGAAGTGGTTGAAACAGCTCATATCGCTCGAGAGAACGGACTCGCAATATCTATTAATCTTCTCACCTTTCCTGGAGTGACCGATCGAGAAGAGGAGGCCAAGGCCCTGATTACTTTTATTCATCAAACAAAAATTAACGCTATTCAATGGAGAAATCTTGCCATCGATCCGGATCAATACCTACTGGCCTTACCCAAACGCAAAGGAAATATTTTAGGACTTACCACCCTTTTGAAAATCCTCAGGAAAGAATTTCCAAATCTTCATCACCTTTCATTCAGCCGACCGAAAGAATTTTTTAATGAAAATCCAAAAATCAAACATCAAAAATCAAAATGA
- the efp gene encoding elongation factor P, with amino-acid sequence MQAGDLRPGMAIMFNGQIHKVEEFQHVTPGNWRAMIQTTLRSLKTGKAVKNRFRPQDNVEEVFLEPKPCQYLYHDQGLYYFLDLEDYQNHSVSSEIIGERSHYLAENLEVKLLIHDGVVIDAELPTSVILKITQTEPGSRGDTVTNVMKMATVETGYQIQVPIFIKEGEAVKVDTRTGQYLGRS; translated from the coding sequence ATGCAAGCAGGCGATTTAAGACCCGGGATGGCCATTATGTTTAATGGCCAGATCCATAAAGTGGAAGAGTTTCAACACGTGACGCCTGGAAACTGGCGGGCCATGATTCAGACAACTTTGAGAAGTCTCAAAACTGGTAAGGCCGTTAAAAATAGATTCAGACCTCAAGATAATGTAGAGGAAGTATTTCTAGAACCCAAACCTTGCCAATATTTGTACCATGATCAAGGGCTGTATTATTTTCTAGATTTAGAAGATTATCAAAACCATTCTGTTTCAAGTGAGATTATAGGGGAAAGGTCCCATTATCTTGCTGAGAATTTAGAGGTTAAGCTTTTGATTCATGATGGAGTTGTGATTGATGCCGAATTACCCACCAGCGTGATTCTTAAAATTACCCAGACAGAACCGGGAAGCCGTGGAGATACCGTGACCAATGTCATGAAAATGGCTACGGTTGAAACGGGTTACCAAATTCAAGTCCCCATTTTCATCAAGGAAGGAGAAGCCGTGAAAGTGGACACTCGAACGGGCCAATATTTGGGAAGAAGCTAA
- the dnaA gene encoding chromosomal replication initiator protein DnaA produces the protein MTQKTSLDLLEVWPQFVEKAKDTLSPQNYDNWFSPIKPIKINAGTLEIEVPNKFFKDWLMNNYLKYIEGAFADLTGEPIALHIKVSLEEPVRSLQPTQTVHLRRSIPPQNAKNLNQNYTFDHFVVGPSNRFAHAASVAVSQSPGKAYNPLFIYGGVGLGKTHLMHAIGHFVLKNQPKERVLYISSEEFTNQFIDSVQSNAMVRFRNKYRSVDILLIDDIHFLSGKEQTQEEFFHTFNSLYDAHKQVVLSNDRPPKEISNLEERLISRFEWGLVTDLQPPDTETRIAILRKKATLSKVELSDDLAFFLASRIKTNIRKLEGALVKVISYASLNKKEPTIALAEEVIQDILGEEKIVSIEGIQKKVAEHYDLRISDMISKKRPQTIAFPRQIAMYLARELTHYSLQEIGEAFGGRDHTTVLHAHKTVEDSVNKDFKIKKTISFLKQKVRE, from the coding sequence ATGACTCAAAAAACTTCTCTCGATCTTCTTGAAGTATGGCCTCAGTTTGTTGAAAAAGCAAAGGATACGCTTTCCCCTCAAAACTATGACAACTGGTTTTCTCCCATTAAACCTATTAAGATCAATGCCGGTACACTTGAAATAGAAGTTCCCAATAAATTTTTTAAAGATTGGTTGATGAATAACTACCTAAAATACATTGAAGGAGCTTTTGCCGATTTGACAGGAGAACCCATTGCTCTTCATATTAAAGTGAGTTTGGAAGAACCTGTTAGAAGTCTTCAGCCCACACAAACCGTCCATTTAAGACGATCGATTCCTCCTCAAAATGCAAAAAATTTAAATCAGAATTATACCTTTGATCATTTTGTCGTTGGCCCTTCTAATCGCTTTGCCCATGCGGCCAGTGTGGCGGTTTCCCAATCTCCCGGAAAGGCCTATAATCCCTTATTTATTTATGGAGGGGTAGGGCTAGGGAAAACCCATTTGATGCATGCGATTGGTCATTTTGTTTTAAAGAATCAGCCGAAAGAGAGAGTCCTTTATATTTCGAGTGAGGAATTTACAAACCAATTCATCGACTCCGTTCAGAGTAATGCCATGGTCCGATTTCGCAATAAATACCGAAGCGTGGATATTCTTTTGATTGATGATATTCATTTCTTAAGTGGTAAAGAACAAACCCAAGAAGAATTCTTTCATACCTTTAATTCACTTTACGATGCCCATAAACAAGTCGTTCTTTCCAATGACCGCCCTCCCAAGGAGATTTCCAATCTTGAGGAAAGGCTGATCTCTCGGTTTGAATGGGGATTGGTGACCGATCTTCAGCCGCCGGATACTGAGACGAGAATTGCCATTTTGAGAAAGAAGGCCACTCTTTCAAAAGTGGAGCTTTCGGATGACCTCGCTTTTTTTCTAGCGAGTCGCATCAAAACCAATATTCGAAAATTAGAAGGGGCGTTGGTCAAGGTGATTTCCTACGCTTCTTTAAATAAGAAGGAACCCACGATTGCCTTGGCTGAAGAGGTGATTCAGGATATTTTGGGAGAAGAAAAAATTGTTTCGATTGAGGGAATTCAGAAGAAAGTGGCCGAGCATTACGACTTAAGAATTTCGGATATGATCAGTAAAAAAAGGCCTCAGACCATTGCTTTCCCCAGGCAGATCGCCATGTATTTGGCTCGAGAACTCACCCATTATTCTCTTCAAGAAATTGGGGAGGCCTTTGGAGGACGGGACCATACCACGGTTCTTCATGCCCATAAGACAGTTGAAGATTCCGTGAATAAAGATTTTAAAATTAAGAAAACCATTTCTTTCTTAAAGCAGAAAGTACGGGAGTAA
- the dusB gene encoding tRNA dihydrouridine synthase DusB yields the protein MIQLKNLTLQSNIIQSPMAGCTDLAFRLIAREQGMEMAFLEMVSANAMVYGNPRTQDLLKRTAEDRPLGAQLVGCDPEIMGKAASMIEEMGFDLLDINCGCPVPKVTAPGGGSALLIEPEKTRKIFENVVKNIKKIPVTVKMRKGFSDPSGDEAVQLAKIAQDSGLSAVTVHGRTRMQGYSGEADWEAIGKVKRALKIPVFGNGDVTTPDDARRLLETSGCDGVMIGRGGLGNPWIYKEVASMLNNHPSPRSPTLEDKKAVALKHLKFKVAMDEERAILEFRKIATWYFRDFPGVAQFRAKVNTLKTAREMEEAIQNLKLN from the coding sequence ATGATTCAACTTAAAAACCTTACCCTTCAATCAAACATTATTCAATCTCCCATGGCTGGGTGTACGGATTTGGCTTTTCGTCTGATTGCCCGTGAACAAGGAATGGAAATGGCTTTTCTTGAAATGGTTTCCGCCAATGCCATGGTCTACGGAAATCCTCGAACACAAGATTTACTGAAAAGAACGGCTGAAGATCGTCCTTTAGGGGCCCAACTCGTGGGTTGCGATCCAGAAATCATGGGGAAAGCAGCTTCCATGATTGAAGAGATGGGATTTGATCTTTTAGACATTAATTGTGGTTGCCCTGTGCCCAAGGTGACAGCACCTGGAGGAGGATCTGCACTTTTAATTGAGCCTGAGAAGACACGTAAAATTTTTGAAAATGTTGTTAAAAATATAAAAAAAATTCCTGTCACCGTTAAGATGAGAAAAGGATTTTCAGATCCTTCTGGAGATGAAGCAGTTCAACTGGCAAAAATCGCCCAGGACTCTGGATTATCTGCCGTAACGGTTCATGGCCGTACCCGTATGCAAGGCTATTCTGGAGAAGCCGATTGGGAAGCGATTGGGAAAGTGAAGCGGGCTCTTAAAATTCCTGTTTTTGGAAATGGGGATGTTACAACACCGGATGATGCCCGCCGTCTTCTTGAAACAAGCGGTTGTGATGGGGTCATGATTGGAAGAGGGGGGCTTGGAAATCCATGGATTTATAAGGAAGTCGCGTCGATGTTAAACAATCATCCCTCGCCTCGATCCCCCACCTTAGAGGATAAAAAGGCTGTAGCCCTTAAACATCTTAAATTTAAAGTCGCCATGGATGAAGAAAGAGCCATTTTAGAATTTAGAAAAATTGCGACTTGGTATTTTAGAGATTTTCCTGGAGTGGCACAGTTTCGAGCGAAAGTGAATACGCTCAAGACCGCTCGAGAGATGGAAGAAGCGATTCAAAACCTAAAACTGAATTGA
- a CDS encoding AAA family ATPase, with translation MAGSRGGEMIIGLTGKNGSGKGIVAEFLKQRGFIYTSLSDVIREELKKRSIEISRESLIRQGNELRSLGGPSVLADKILLQLDPDKNYIVDSIRNPEEAKALKKRKDFLLLYIDAPLELRFERIKSRGRENDPQTLAEFTRLENIERSSSNPHHQQLDETQALADTTLINNDSLEKFHVQVIETLKNFGSVSQRPGWDEYFMSIAKVVALRSNCIKRKVAAVIAKDKRIISTGYNGTPRGVKNCMDGGCPRCNSFGEAGVKLEECLCSHAEENAITQSAYHGVNIKDSTLYSTYSPCLTCTKMIINSGIKEVIYSHDYPLGEISLQLLEEAKIQIRKL, from the coding sequence TTGGCAGGATCCAGAGGTGGTGAGATGATTATTGGGCTCACAGGCAAAAATGGATCTGGGAAGGGGATCGTTGCTGAATTTCTAAAGCAGCGAGGTTTCATTTATACATCCCTCTCGGACGTCATTCGAGAAGAGCTTAAAAAGCGCTCGATTGAAATTTCCCGTGAGAGTCTCATTCGCCAAGGGAATGAACTCCGGTCTCTTGGAGGACCCAGCGTCCTTGCAGATAAAATCCTTCTTCAACTGGACCCCGATAAAAATTATATTGTCGATTCGATCCGAAACCCAGAAGAAGCAAAGGCACTTAAAAAACGAAAAGATTTTCTTCTCCTTTATATTGATGCCCCATTAGAACTGCGTTTCGAAAGAATTAAATCTCGGGGTCGAGAAAATGATCCTCAAACGCTTGCAGAATTTACTCGACTTGAAAATATTGAAAGAAGCTCTTCCAACCCTCATCATCAACAGCTAGATGAAACGCAAGCCTTAGCGGACACGACGCTCATCAACAATGACTCTCTTGAAAAATTCCACGTCCAAGTAATCGAAACGCTCAAAAATTTTGGATCTGTCAGTCAAAGACCCGGCTGGGATGAATATTTTATGAGCATTGCCAAGGTGGTTGCCTTGAGAAGCAATTGTATCAAACGAAAAGTTGCGGCCGTGATTGCGAAGGATAAGCGAATTATTTCAACGGGATATAATGGGACCCCACGAGGGGTCAAAAATTGTATGGATGGGGGATGTCCTCGGTGCAACAGTTTTGGGGAAGCAGGCGTAAAATTAGAAGAGTGTCTTTGCTCTCATGCCGAAGAAAATGCGATTACTCAATCAGCCTATCACGGAGTCAACATCAAAGATTCAACGCTTTATTCCACCTACTCCCCTTGCCTGACTTGCACCAAAATGATTATCAATAGCGGTATCAAGGAAGTTATTTACAGTCATGATTATCCCTTAGGAGAGATTTCTTTGCAACTTCTTGAAGAAGCAAAAATTCAAATTAGGAAACTGTAA